In Diaphorobacter ruginosibacter, the genomic stretch AAATACCTGTCCTCCAGCACGAGCCGGCCGCTGAAGATCATCGACATCGGCAGCTACGACGTGAATGGCAGCTACAAGCAGTTCTTCCTGCATCCGAGCTGGCAATACACCGGTGTCGACCTTGCCGCGGGACCGAATGTGGACGTGGTGCTGCAGTCGCCCTACAGGCTGCCGTTCGACAGCTTTTCGGTGGATGTGATCGTTTCCGGCCAGGCCTTCGAGCATGTGGAGTATTTCTGGTGTTCCTGGCTCGAGATGGTGCGCGTGCTCAAGCCGGGCGGCCACATCTTCCTGCTGGCGCCGTCGCGCGGTCCCGAACACAGCTATCCGCAGGATTGCTGGCGCTTCTATCCCGATGGTTATCGCGCCTTGGCCAAGTACGCATCGCTTGAGCTGCTGCAGGTCAGCACCGATTGGGAGCCGCATCCGTCCGAGGACAGCGCCGCTTGGGGCGATACGGTGGGCGTGTTCCGCCAGCCGCCGCTCAGCGGCATGCAGATGCTGCGCCGCCGGCTGATGCAGCAACTGCGCTATCGCGTGATGCCGGGCTATCGTTGATCCGGCAGCGCAAATCACCTGCATTGCCTGAATCGCCATGAACGCGATGCCGACCCGGAGCCACCCGCTCGCAGCGACCAGAATGGCCTCTTCGCTTTCGGGGCGCTTCGGAATGGTGGTGTTCTCGTTGCTCCTGTGGCTGGCCATGGCGGTGTGGTCCACGCCCGGCCATGCGCGCGAGCCGCTGAATCCCACGGTGGCCGCCACGGCCGCTGGCAAGGGCTATGTCGACAAGGCCGAGGTGCGCGATGGTGTGCTGACCCTGCAGGGCTGGGCCGCCGCATACAACCCGAGTGTCTATGTCACGCTGGTGGAAATCTGGCTGGGCGATCGTGCCGTCTATCGCGGCCGTTTGGGCTTCCTGACCAACCGGCCCGATGTGGTCGAATCCACGGGACAGCCGCTGTGGCTCGCCAGCGGATTCCATCTGCCCATACGCCTGCCGAGGGATGCCGCTCCTGGCGCGTTCCCACTGCGCGTGCAGGTCACCAATGGCGACGGGGGACGGTTTGATCTGGCGTTGAGCGGCGAGGCGCGCGAGGTGTTGATCCCCGATGGTGCGCGCACGCCCGGCATGAAGGCGCAGCTCGCCCTGGCGCTGGCGGTTGTCCTACCCGTGGGCTACCTGATGCTCTCCTTTGCACGGCGTGACGGCATTGCGGGGAGCCGGGGCTTCGCGGCTGCGGTCCTGGCGTCCTTTGCCTTGCTGGTGGCGGGCGGCTGGAGCGGCTCCTCGCTTCCCCTGCTGCTCGAGCGGGCCAGGATCTTGCAGCACGACGGAGCGAATTTCATCGGCAAGGCCCAGGAGGTACGGCGCGACGAATGGCTGATCGTCACGCCGCTGGCCATGAGCCAAGGGGCTGAGCCGAGGTGGCTTTCCTCGGTCAATCCGCTGCATGGCGTGTATGGCCAGAACATGAATGTGGTGGGCATGAGCGGCGCTCCCACGCTGGGGCTTCCGGCCCTCGCCAAGCCCGCGAGCTGGGGCTTTGTCGCGTTCGACCTGAAACGTGCGTTGGCGTGGCACTGGTGGTTTCCCTTCTTTGCCTGCTTTCTCGCGCTGTGGGCCGTGCTGCGCTGCTGGTTCGCGCTGGATTGGCGCAAGGCGGCCGTGCTGGCAGTGCTGGTTCCGGGATCGGCCTATTCCGTGGGGTGGTCGGGCTGGCCCGCGTATGCCAGCTTTTTCCCCTTGCTCGCGGCATGGGCTGCCGTGCGGCTGTTCCTCACCAAAAGCAAGGCTGGTGCGGCTTTCTGGGGGCTGGTGCTGGGGTGGGCTGCAGCGGGCTTTGTGCTGGTGCTCTATCCGGGCTGGCAGATTCCGCTGGCCTATCTGATGGCATGCCTCACGCTGGCACAGCTGTGGCACATGCGCTCGCGCATGCACCGTGGCGTGGCCCAGGCGCTCGGCCTGGTGCTTGCGGCGCTGGTGGGCGGCGCGCTGCTGGGGGCCTGGTGGAGCGATGCGCAGGAGGCCATTCGCGCGCTGGGCCACACGGTGTATCCGGGACAGCGCTCGATGGAGCTGGGCGGGTATGTCGAGCCATGGCACCTGGCTAAGGGGCTGGCCAATCTGGTGACGCTGTATGAGAGTTCGCAGTGGTCCATTCCAAGCGATGCGGCGGGCAGCCTCTACCTGCTGATTCCGTTGGCCGTGGCAACGCTGCTGCAGCTTGTCATCAGGCGTTCCGTGGATGCGCTGGTGGTGGTGCTGTGGCTGTTCACGGCGTTCGTGCTGGTGCACATGTTCATGGGGATTCCGGCCTGGCTGGCAAGCGCAACGCTGTGGGGCAAGGTTCCGGCCTTCCGGCTCGATGTGGTGCTGGTACTGGCGCAGGTGTTCCTGCTCGGGTACTTTCTCAAGGATGCGCCGGCGCTGCGGCAATGGGCCGATGGCTCCCGCGCGAGAACGGCGGGCCTGCAAGGGGTGGCCATGGCGACCGCCATCGGCTTTGCCTGGTTCAACGCGCGCAGCCTGTCGATGATGCCGGTGCCCATGCAGGAGTGGCTGAATCCCGCGGTGCTGGCCCTGATATTGGCCGCAGCCGCGTGGCTTGCCTACCTGCTGGTGCGTGGGCAGGTCTGGAGCGCGGTGGCGATCAGCGCGGCATGGACGCTCGCCGTGAGCCTTCCCTTCAATCCGCTGCAGCAGGCCCCCGGCATGTGCAACTGGTGCCGGAGCTGCAGTCCGCATTGAAGCGTCCGGGCGCCAGCGTGCCGGCGCGTGTTGCCGTGGTGAACGAGGACCTGTGGGTGAGCGCCTTGCCGATCTCGGGCGTGGGCGTGGTCAACAGCTTTTTCTATGATCCTCCGCTCAGGTTCTGGCGCGATCTCGATCCCGAGGGCAAGCTCGAGCCGATCTACAACCGCTACCAGTTCATGCAGATCAAGCTCGAGCCGGCCATGGCCGGTGCCGATTTCCAGATCAGCAGTCCGCGCATGGATGCGGTGACGCTCGCAGTGCAGCCACAGCGTTTCGATTTCGCCAAGGTGAAAGCGGATTTCGTGCTCGCCAACCTGCAGGACGCCGACCTGCTCAAGGGCAACGCGCATCTGCAGATCGAGAAGACCGATGGCGTGAA encodes the following:
- a CDS encoding methyltransferase domain-containing protein, which encodes MHTSSLAHVQGLVHKYLSSSTSRPLKIIDIGSYDVNGSYKQFFLHPSWQYTGVDLAAGPNVDVVLQSPYRLPFDSFSVDVIVSGQAFEHVEYFWCSWLEMVRVLKPGGHIFLLAPSRGPEHSYPQDCWRFYPDGYRALAKYASLELLQVSTDWEPHPSEDSAAWGDTVGVFRQPPLSGMQMLRRRLMQQLRYRVMPGYR
- a CDS encoding DUF7657 domain-containing protein, producing the protein MASSLSGRFGMVVFSLLLWLAMAVWSTPGHAREPLNPTVAATAAGKGYVDKAEVRDGVLTLQGWAAAYNPSVYVTLVEIWLGDRAVYRGRLGFLTNRPDVVESTGQPLWLASGFHLPIRLPRDAAPGAFPLRVQVTNGDGGRFDLALSGEAREVLIPDGARTPGMKAQLALALAVVLPVGYLMLSFARRDGIAGSRGFAAAVLASFALLVAGGWSGSSLPLLLERARILQHDGANFIGKAQEVRRDEWLIVTPLAMSQGAEPRWLSSVNPLHGVYGQNMNVVGMSGAPTLGLPALAKPASWGFVAFDLKRALAWHWWFPFFACFLALWAVLRCWFALDWRKAAVLAVLVPGSAYSVGWSGWPAYASFFPLLAAWAAVRLFLTKSKAGAAFWGLVLGWAAAGFVLVLYPGWQIPLAYLMACLTLAQLWHMRSRMHRGVAQALGLVLAALVGGALLGAWWSDAQEAIRALGHTVYPGQRSMELGGYVEPWHLAKGLANLVTLYESSQWSIPSDAAGSLYLLIPLAVATLLQLVIRRSVDALVVVLWLFTAFVLVHMFMGIPAWLASATLWGKVPAFRLDVVLVLAQVFLLGYFLKDAPALRQWADGSRARTAGLQGVAMATAIGFAWFNARSLSMMPVPMQEWLNPAVLALILAAAAWLAYLLVRGQVWSAVAISAAWTLAVSLPFNPLQQAPGMCNWCRSCSPH
- a CDS encoding DUF7654 domain-containing protein, whose product is MQLVPELQSALKRPGASVPARVAVVNEDLWVSALPISGVGVVNSFFYDPPLRFWRDLDPEGKLEPIYNRYQFMQIKLEPAMAGADFQISSPRMDAVTLAVQPQRFDFAKVKADFVLANLQDADLLKGNAHLQIEKTDGVNWTLFRVMSDAK